From the Halomonas meridiana genome, one window contains:
- a CDS encoding DUF2970 domain-containing protein gives MWSVIKSVLAALIGVQNDRQRQQDFSSGKPAIFIITAVAVTIVFVLMLLGVAIFAAR, from the coding sequence ATGTGGTCAGTGATCAAGTCAGTACTGGCAGCGCTCATAGGCGTCCAGAATGATCGTCAGCGGCAGCAGGATTTTTCTAGTGGCAAGCCTGCAATCTTCATCATAACGGCGGTCGCCGTCACGATTGTGTTCGTGCTAATGCTGCTTGGTGTGGCGATCTTTGCAGCACGTTGA
- the coxB gene encoding cytochrome c oxidase subunit II — MHLPWRWLLTMSSVASISQVQASSWNMPVGVTDVSRDIFGLHMTIFWVCVVIGVVVFGVMFYSLFRYRHSKGAKAARFHEHTSVEVLWTAIPILILVGMAVPATATLKNMYDASEADLDIMITGQQWRWRYEYLGEDVAFTSNLSTSREQIRGEEERSEHYLLDVDEPLVLPINRKVRFLMTSDDVIHSWWVPELAVKQDTIPGFINENWVQINEPGIYRGQCAELCGVNHGFMPIVVHAMEEAEFETWLEERKAAAEQEAMGVDREWAMEELMARGETVYQSICSSCHQSEGQGAPPAFPALAGNEQLINDLDWHLGRVINGVSGAAMPAFRSTLNPVEIAAVVTYTRNAWGNDTGDIVQPAAVAERIAQ, encoded by the coding sequence ATGCACCTACCGTGGCGATGGCTTCTCACCATGTCCAGTGTCGCAAGTATCTCCCAAGTGCAAGCCAGTAGCTGGAATATGCCGGTCGGCGTAACGGATGTCAGCCGCGATATTTTTGGCCTTCACATGACCATTTTCTGGGTATGTGTGGTGATTGGCGTCGTCGTCTTCGGTGTCATGTTTTACTCCTTGTTCCGCTATCGTCACTCCAAGGGAGCCAAGGCTGCCCGCTTTCATGAACACACCTCCGTGGAGGTGCTCTGGACGGCCATTCCGATCCTGATACTGGTCGGCATGGCGGTGCCCGCAACGGCCACGCTCAAAAACATGTATGACGCTTCTGAAGCTGACCTGGATATCATGATTACCGGTCAGCAGTGGCGCTGGCGCTACGAATACCTGGGTGAGGATGTTGCGTTCACTTCCAACCTAAGTACCAGCCGCGAACAGATCCGTGGCGAAGAAGAGAGAAGCGAGCATTATCTACTCGATGTGGATGAGCCTCTCGTGTTGCCCATCAATCGCAAAGTGCGCTTTTTGATGACGTCCGATGACGTCATCCACTCTTGGTGGGTGCCCGAGCTGGCCGTCAAACAAGACACGATCCCTGGGTTCATTAACGAAAACTGGGTTCAGATCAACGAGCCCGGCATATATCGCGGGCAGTGTGCCGAACTATGCGGGGTCAATCATGGCTTCATGCCCATCGTGGTGCATGCCATGGAGGAAGCGGAGTTTGAGACGTGGCTTGAGGAGCGTAAAGCTGCTGCCGAGCAGGAAGCGATGGGGGTCGATCGTGAATGGGCGATGGAAGAACTCATGGCTCGTGGCGAAACCGTCTATCAATCCATCTGCTCCTCTTGCCATCAAAGTGAAGGGCAGGGGGCTCCCCCCGCGTTCCCTGCGCTTGCAGGCAACGAACAGTTGATCAATGACTTGGATTGGCATTTAGGCCGTGTCATCAACGGCGTGTCGGGCGCGGCCATGCCAGCCTTCCGTAGTACGCTGAATCCGGTAGAGATAGCTGCGGTGGTGACATACACGAGAAATGCCTGGGGAAATGATACGGGGGATATCGTTCAGCCAGCGGCAGTGGCCGAACGTATCGCGCAATAA
- the ctaD gene encoding cytochrome c oxidase subunit I, whose amino-acid sequence MAPKLPPQHPLQHSSTAVAGSQSQEGHAHHAPPKGILRWLLTTNHKEIGSLYLIFSLTMFFVGGIFALVVRAELFQPGLQLVEPEFFNQMTTMHGLIMVFAAVMPAFTGLANWMIPLQIGAPDMALPRLNNFSFWLLPVAFALLLSTLLMPGGGPNFGWTFYAPLSTTYAPASTTFFILALHIAGISSILGAINIIATILNMRAPGMRMMDMPLFVWTWLITAFLLIAVMPVLAGVITMMLMDINFGTSFFDAAGGGDPVLFQHLFWFFGHPEVYIMILPAFGIVSAIIPTFARKPLFGYASMVYATAAIALLSFLVWAHHMFIVGLPLTAELFFMYSTMLIAVPTGVKVFNWVTTLFRGSISFEPPMLFALAFVVLFTIGGFSGLMLAIAPADFQYHDTYFVVAHFHYVLVPGAIFAIMAGVYYWLPKWTGHYPNERLAQCHFWCSIIGVNLTFFPMHFAGLAGMPRRIPDYALQFADFNLLSSIGAFFFGASQLLFVLVVVLCVRGGQKAPAKAWEGAVDLEWSVPSPAPLHTFDTPPVFHRAQTHD is encoded by the coding sequence ATGGCGCCCAAACTACCTCCACAACACCCGCTGCAGCACAGTTCGACGGCCGTTGCGGGCAGCCAGTCTCAGGAGGGGCACGCTCACCACGCCCCACCCAAAGGCATCTTGCGATGGTTGCTGACCACCAATCATAAAGAGATTGGGTCCCTGTATTTGATTTTCTCACTGACGATGTTTTTTGTCGGTGGGATCTTTGCGCTGGTGGTGAGAGCGGAGCTATTCCAACCCGGTTTACAGCTGGTCGAGCCTGAGTTCTTTAATCAAATGACCACGATGCACGGCTTAATTATGGTCTTTGCAGCCGTGATGCCCGCTTTTACGGGGCTCGCCAACTGGATGATTCCCCTACAAATTGGCGCGCCAGACATGGCGTTACCGCGACTCAACAACTTCAGTTTTTGGCTTTTACCCGTTGCCTTTGCTCTGCTGCTTTCTACCTTACTGATGCCGGGCGGCGGCCCTAATTTCGGCTGGACCTTCTACGCGCCTTTATCGACGACCTATGCGCCGGCTTCCACGACGTTTTTTATCCTGGCGCTGCATATCGCGGGGATTAGTTCGATTTTAGGTGCCATCAACATCATCGCGACCATTCTCAACATGCGAGCCCCTGGTATGCGGATGATGGACATGCCGCTGTTCGTCTGGACATGGCTCATCACGGCCTTTCTGTTGATCGCCGTCATGCCGGTATTGGCGGGGGTCATCACCATGATGTTGATGGATATCAACTTCGGTACCAGCTTCTTCGATGCTGCGGGTGGGGGAGATCCCGTGCTGTTCCAGCATCTGTTCTGGTTCTTTGGGCACCCGGAAGTTTACATCATGATACTGCCAGCGTTTGGGATCGTGTCAGCCATCATTCCAACGTTTGCGCGTAAACCGCTGTTTGGCTACGCCTCGATGGTATATGCCACTGCGGCCATCGCACTACTTTCGTTTTTGGTTTGGGCCCACCATATGTTCATCGTCGGTCTACCGCTGACCGCCGAGCTGTTCTTCATGTACTCCACCATGCTGATCGCCGTGCCCACGGGGGTCAAGGTGTTCAACTGGGTGACCACGCTGTTTCGGGGTTCGATCAGTTTTGAGCCACCCATGCTGTTTGCGCTGGCGTTCGTCGTGCTATTCACCATAGGCGGCTTTTCAGGGCTGATGCTGGCGATTGCCCCTGCCGATTTCCAGTACCACGACACCTATTTCGTAGTGGCACATTTCCACTACGTACTCGTGCCTGGCGCTATTTTCGCCATCATGGCAGGCGTGTACTACTGGTTACCCAAGTGGACGGGGCACTACCCCAACGAACGTCTGGCGCAGTGCCATTTCTGGTGCTCCATCATTGGCGTCAACCTGACTTTTTTCCCGATGCACTTCGCCGGGTTGGCAGGTATGCCAAGGCGTATTCCCGATTATGCGCTGCAGTTTGCCGACTTCAATCTGCTATCCAGCATTGGGGCGTTTTTCTTTGGTGCCTCACAGCTCCTCTTTGTACTTGTGGTCGTGCTCTGCGTGCGAGGCGGGCAGAAAGCCCCTGCGAAAGCTTGGGAAGGCGCCGTAGATTTAGAGTGGAGCGTGCCCAGCCCGGCGCCGTTGCATACGTTTGACACGCCTCCCGTCTTTCATCGTGCCCAAACTCATGACTAA
- a CDS encoding cytochrome c oxidase assembly protein, translated as MAIEGYQEAGVRKTVVRSVAALVGMFAFAFALVPLYDVFCKVTGLNGKVDTTAQAIVHEEVDQSRFVTVQFITRGSAGLPWQMSVETRQMRVHPGQTAEVDFTFTNNSAVKSWGRAVPSVSPSSATTYLRKVSCFCFQEQQLQGGERLTIPLVFQLARDLPEEINTITLVYTLYPVQRIALQTVQNNNSAGDNI; from the coding sequence ATGGCTATCGAGGGGTATCAAGAAGCGGGAGTGAGAAAAACGGTCGTGCGAAGCGTGGCGGCCCTGGTAGGGATGTTTGCCTTTGCATTCGCCTTGGTGCCCCTCTATGACGTGTTTTGCAAGGTGACCGGATTGAACGGCAAAGTCGATACTACTGCCCAGGCCATCGTACATGAGGAGGTCGATCAGTCGCGCTTCGTCACGGTGCAGTTCATTACTCGTGGCAGTGCCGGTTTACCCTGGCAAATGAGCGTCGAAACGCGGCAAATGCGCGTTCATCCAGGGCAAACGGCAGAGGTGGATTTTACGTTCACCAACAACAGTGCCGTCAAGAGTTGGGGGCGAGCCGTGCCCAGCGTGTCTCCCTCCAGTGCCACGACATATTTACGCAAGGTAAGCTGTTTTTGTTTTCAAGAGCAGCAACTGCAGGGAGGCGAACGGCTCACCATTCCGCTCGTTTTTCAGTTGGCCAGAGACCTGCCTGAAGAGATCAACACCATCACCTTGGTATACACCCTATACCCAGTACAGCGCATAGCGCTCCAGACGGTCCAAAACAATAACTCGGCGGGGGATAACATATGA
- a CDS encoding cytochrome c oxidase subunit 3: MSSGSYYVPATSRWPILGSLALGAMMLGIGIQLVHDTGAPLMVIGVLGVVSVMGLWFRDVIHESMGGLYDAQMDRSFRWGMGWFIFSEVMFFAAFFGALFYIRTFTLPWLGGEGAKGVSALLWPDFVPQWPLLNPPDASVSGPTSVLSPWQLPLVNTLILVTSSITLTVAHEALKLGYRQTCRNWLAGTVLLGICFIVIQGVEYYEAYHHYGITLEAGIFGATFFILTGFHGLHVIIGTLILASMLVRIVKGHFANDHHFGFEAACWYWHFVDVVWVGLFIFVYVF, translated from the coding sequence ATGAGCAGCGGCAGCTACTACGTTCCTGCTACCAGTCGGTGGCCCATTTTAGGCTCACTGGCGCTTGGCGCCATGATGCTGGGTATCGGTATTCAGTTGGTGCACGATACCGGAGCGCCACTGATGGTCATCGGTGTCCTGGGGGTAGTGAGTGTGATGGGTCTGTGGTTTCGCGATGTCATTCATGAATCCATGGGTGGCCTCTATGATGCTCAGATGGACCGGTCATTTCGCTGGGGGATGGGCTGGTTCATTTTTTCCGAGGTGATGTTTTTCGCCGCCTTTTTTGGTGCCTTGTTCTATATCAGAACCTTCACGTTGCCATGGCTCGGTGGTGAGGGGGCCAAAGGTGTATCAGCGCTGCTTTGGCCAGATTTCGTGCCGCAGTGGCCGCTGCTCAATCCGCCCGATGCGTCGGTATCAGGGCCGACCAGCGTGCTTAGCCCTTGGCAACTGCCTCTGGTCAATACGCTCATACTCGTGACGTCCAGTATCACGCTGACCGTCGCACACGAGGCTCTTAAACTAGGCTACCGGCAAACCTGTCGCAACTGGCTGGCGGGTACGGTGCTGTTGGGTATCTGCTTTATCGTCATCCAAGGTGTCGAGTATTACGAGGCTTATCACCACTATGGCATCACCCTGGAGGCGGGGATTTTCGGCGCTACCTTTTTCATACTCACGGGTTTCCATGGCCTTCATGTGATCATTGGCACTCTGATCTTGGCAAGCATGCTCGTGAGGATCGTCAAAGGCCACTTTGCTAACGATCACCATTTTGGCTTTGAGGCGGCCTGTTGGTACTGGCACTTCGTGGACGTGGTCTGGGTGGGGCTCTTTATTTTCGTCTATGTGTTCTAG
- a CDS encoding DUF2909 family protein, translated as MWLKLLIAVVFIGMVASLAAGAGFLLRDDSTSRRLLISLKWRIALACLLVALLLIGFLSGELG; from the coding sequence ATGTGGTTAAAACTACTCATCGCCGTGGTATTTATCGGAATGGTGGCCAGCCTTGCCGCAGGCGCAGGCTTTTTGCTTCGTGATGACAGCACTTCCAGGCGCCTGCTCATATCACTGAAATGGCGTATTGCTCTCGCTTGCCTGCTGGTGGCACTGCTTCTCATTGGCTTTTTATCAGGCGAGCTTGGATAG
- a CDS encoding SURF1 family protein, with protein MIKPSRYPVRLYVWYLFWGVVVTLGLVLGLWQWERADDKRELLASRAAAPVMIEPTDTPVEGAQVHLRGRYLSEHTLYLDNRMTGGRLGVAVLTPLRDRYGQLWLVQRGFLETGPSREAPSTSTPVGMIDVSGEWQNAQVQGPLYGANREGVRLQQLSLMPWESTLGAFSHQGWLHAEEGAGTLTPWWEPSVMPPSRHLGYAVQWWALALTAFMIMLFGGHRLVADNRERYLGGR; from the coding sequence ATGATCAAGCCCTCTCGTTATCCAGTCAGACTTTATGTCTGGTATTTGTTCTGGGGTGTGGTGGTCACGCTCGGTCTCGTCTTAGGACTATGGCAGTGGGAGCGGGCGGATGACAAGCGCGAATTATTGGCCAGCAGAGCGGCTGCTCCTGTGATGATCGAGCCCACCGATACACCCGTCGAAGGCGCACAGGTACATTTACGTGGCAGATATCTGTCGGAGCATACGCTCTATTTAGACAATCGAATGACGGGAGGTCGGTTGGGCGTTGCGGTGCTTACACCGCTCAGAGATAGGTACGGGCAGCTATGGTTGGTTCAGCGAGGGTTTTTAGAAACGGGGCCCAGCCGAGAGGCACCCTCTACATCGACGCCTGTCGGCATGATCGACGTCTCTGGGGAGTGGCAGAATGCACAAGTACAAGGCCCCCTTTATGGCGCTAATCGAGAGGGTGTCAGGCTTCAACAGCTTAGCCTTATGCCATGGGAGTCGACGCTAGGCGCATTCAGTCATCAAGGGTGGCTGCATGCAGAGGAGGGAGCCGGTACGCTGACACCTTGGTGGGAGCCAAGTGTGATGCCGCCCAGCCGTCATCTTGGCTATGCCGTGCAGTGGTGGGCGTTGGCCTTAACGGCTTTCATGATCATGCTGTTTGGTGGACACCGTTTGGTCGCCGACAATCGCGAACGCTATCTAGGAGGACGCTAA
- a CDS encoding heme A synthase, producing MHSDPQRRLRWLVWLTLSGTLLTACVILVGAWTRLVDAGLGCPDWPGCYGKLIVPDSEHAALQHPDAPLEPFKAWVEMAHRYVASFLGVIVLSVVALGWPLRTRKGYPWRLSLSLLLVILVQGAFGAFTVTLKLWPQVVTLHLLGGLSVLMVFFWLHLRLRSIRQGSVSSGAAGNVLWYAAGGVLVLQLALGGWVTSNYAGIACQGFPTCNTHWWPSMDLSEGFHLTQTVGPNYLHGQLHADARTAIHMVHRLGALLLGMTLLLLWWRYRHIKQVANALVGVLCAYTLQVGLGVANVLLWLPLWLALLHTAGAVALVLSLGWAWWCWCYRVSVREMAYSMPQRDELASRYS from the coding sequence ATGCATAGCGACCCACAGCGCCGTCTTCGCTGGCTTGTATGGTTGACGTTGTCAGGTACGTTACTCACTGCCTGCGTGATATTGGTAGGTGCGTGGACGAGGTTGGTAGATGCCGGGTTAGGCTGTCCGGACTGGCCAGGTTGCTATGGAAAGCTCATCGTCCCCGATAGTGAACATGCGGCGCTCCAGCATCCTGATGCCCCGTTAGAACCTTTCAAAGCGTGGGTAGAAATGGCGCACCGCTACGTGGCGAGCTTTCTAGGCGTCATCGTGCTCAGCGTGGTGGCCTTGGGTTGGCCACTGCGAACGCGTAAGGGGTATCCGTGGCGTCTCAGCCTGTCACTATTGCTCGTCATTCTCGTGCAAGGCGCGTTTGGCGCCTTTACCGTTACCCTCAAGCTGTGGCCTCAGGTGGTCACGCTTCACTTGCTGGGCGGACTCAGCGTTTTAATGGTGTTTTTCTGGTTGCATCTTCGGTTGCGCAGCATTCGGCAAGGAAGCGTTTCCTCGGGCGCTGCAGGCAACGTGCTCTGGTACGCTGCTGGCGGGGTACTAGTGCTTCAACTCGCGCTAGGCGGCTGGGTGACCAGTAACTACGCCGGTATTGCTTGCCAAGGATTTCCAACTTGTAACACGCACTGGTGGCCCAGTATGGATCTCAGTGAAGGGTTCCACCTAACACAAACCGTTGGTCCCAATTATCTTCATGGTCAATTGCATGCCGATGCCCGCACGGCGATTCACATGGTACATCGGCTGGGGGCGCTTTTGTTGGGTATGACGCTACTGCTGCTCTGGTGGCGTTACCGGCACATCAAACAAGTTGCGAATGCACTGGTGGGTGTGCTGTGTGCCTATACGCTCCAAGTGGGGCTAGGTGTCGCTAACGTGCTGTTGTGGCTGCCGCTTTGGCTAGCGTTACTCCATACCGCTGGCGCTGTAGCACTCGTGTTGAGTCTTGGATGGGCTTGGTGGTGTTGGTGCTATCGTGTCAGTGTGCGGGAGATGGCGTACTCTATGCCACAGAGAGACGAGTTGGCTTCTCGTTACAGCTAA
- a CDS encoding DUF2489 domain-containing protein, with protein MSSTVALLLLVVAVLIIIGLGGYAYKLRNEVKRREAFRLDEERRAQQNSLENLDYVVSALVQEQVDITEGSWRCKVLLEIIDPSLAERPEFQAFADVYHRTRHLKTHSARKQLTPRERMKEDKERLAVEDEMRPAVLAAAAAVIKWRAKGPSALH; from the coding sequence ATGAGTTCAACGGTTGCACTTTTACTGCTCGTCGTCGCCGTTTTGATCATTATCGGTTTGGGAGGCTATGCCTACAAGCTTCGTAATGAGGTGAAGCGCCGCGAGGCATTTCGTTTGGACGAAGAGCGTCGTGCCCAACAGAATAGCCTGGAAAATCTCGATTACGTCGTCAGTGCCCTCGTCCAAGAGCAGGTCGATATCACCGAGGGTTCTTGGCGCTGTAAAGTGTTACTCGAGATCATCGACCCAAGCCTTGCTGAGCGTCCTGAATTCCAAGCGTTTGCGGACGTCTATCATCGTACGCGTCACTTGAAGACTCACTCAGCACGTAAGCAGTTGACCCCTAGGGAAAGAATGAAAGAAGACAAGGAGCGGCTCGCCGTCGAAGACGAGATGCGCCCTGCGGTGCTTGCGGCTGCGGCGGCAGTGATTAAATGGCGCGCTAAAGGCCCCTCCGCTCTGCATTGA